A stretch of Chitinophagaceae bacterium DNA encodes these proteins:
- a CDS encoding redoxin family protein, whose amino-acid sequence MRIELPTNGLKNEEYVSYLYENSSQTVKDSYTEKIALLKANKIPDLNAARKKAFNFLLHDSTGKEYKLDDFKGKMLFIDFWASWCAPCKAQIPHQKELEKAYAGKNIVFASVSLDKSKPAWLKAVKEEDLHGVILHAKGDFKNEFPKAYGIESIPRYMLIDANGHIISDNMIRPENKKEIRGIFDEELFGKNTEEILEKHFKALGAEVLKTNGLLMNYRQSVISFNINGKTYYSYPDKFKNTNQFEETEQMLMILGKEYFTEKYAIMNGEKVSTNNPSFSNLKDTWVNKLFGLELFLRKTVNNSIVKFAEENETNTDSCYVLKLKYNNTEERYYINKKTYLIDKLKIFTINLEPRKGGGYFETFVNYEDYRNINGLMIPYKINQANLITIKVQNAEVKPLDEKLFNN is encoded by the coding sequence TTGCGAATTGAATTACCAACAAATGGGCTTAAAAATGAAGAGTATGTTTCGTATTTGTATGAAAACTCCTCGCAAACCGTAAAAGACAGCTATACAGAAAAAATAGCACTGCTAAAAGCGAATAAAATACCTGATTTAAATGCAGCCCGAAAAAAAGCATTTAATTTTTTATTACATGATTCTACAGGTAAAGAATACAAGCTGGATGATTTTAAAGGCAAAATGTTGTTTATAGATTTCTGGGCTTCCTGGTGTGCCCCCTGTAAAGCACAGATTCCACATCAAAAAGAACTGGAAAAAGCCTATGCAGGTAAGAACATTGTGTTTGCCAGTGTTTCCCTTGATAAATCAAAGCCGGCCTGGCTAAAAGCAGTAAAAGAAGAAGACCTGCATGGTGTTATTTTGCATGCCAAAGGAGATTTTAAGAATGAATTCCCCAAAGCTTATGGCATTGAGTCAATACCCCGCTATATGCTGATTGATGCTAATGGCCATATCATTTCTGACAATATGATAAGACCAGAAAATAAGAAAGAGATAAGGGGTATTTTTGATGAAGAACTATTTGGCAAAAACACAGAGGAAATTCTGGAAAAACATTTCAAAGCCCTTGGAGCAGAAGTCCTCAAAACCAACGGCCTTTTAATGAATTACCGCCAGTCTGTAATTTCTTTTAATATAAATGGTAAAACTTACTATAGCTATCCCGATAAATTTAAAAATACAAACCAGTTTGAAGAAACTGAACAAATGTTAATGATTTTAGGAAAGGAATATTTTACGGAGAAATATGCAATTATGAACGGCGAAAAGGTATCAACAAATAATCCATCTTTTTCGAACTTAAAAGACACATGGGTAAACAAGCTTTTTGGACTGGAACTATTTCTACGTAAAACGGTTAATAACTCGATCGTAAAGTTTGCAGAAGAAAATGAGACAAACACAGATAGCTGTTATGTATTGAAGCTAAAATATAATAATACAGAAGAACGATATTATATAAACAAGAAGACCTATTTAATTGATAAATTAAAAATATTTACAATTAATCTTGAACCACGTAAAGGAGGAGGCTATTTTGAAACTTTTGTGAACTATGAAGACTACCGGAATATAAATGGGTTAATGATTCCATATAAAATTAACCAGGCAAACTTAATTACCATCAAAGTTCAAAATGCTGAAGTGAAACCACTTGATGAAAAGCTTTTCAATAATTGA